The Anaerosoma tenue genome has a window encoding:
- the dxr gene encoding 1-deoxy-D-xylulose-5-phosphate reductoisomerase, producing the protein MRRLRVAILGSTGSIGRQALDVARRHPDRIEVVALAAHSSVSLLLEQAEEFGVKRLALGDENAASSSSAASGIRIHGGPSAIEESAAADDVDIVLNALVGAAGLRASIAALRAGSRLALANKESLVAGGDIIARLGVDRILPVDSEHSAIYQCLSGEPAESVHKLWLTASGGPFRGRMAADLARVTVAEALAHPRWTMGPKITIDSATLMNKGLEVIEAHHLFGVAYDRIEVVVHPQSCVHSMVEFSDGSVKAHLGATDMRIPIQYAFSHPDRWDAPAPPVDFRTLGSLDFEPPDVDTFPSLRLAIEAGRAGGTMPTVLNAANEIAVAAFLEGRVPLTAIPATVESTLERHHRAPADTLEAVEHADAWARRTAAGLLV; encoded by the coding sequence ATGAGGCGTCTTCGTGTCGCCATCCTCGGCTCGACGGGCTCGATCGGGAGACAGGCGCTCGACGTCGCACGGCGGCATCCCGACAGGATAGAGGTCGTCGCCCTCGCCGCACACTCGAGCGTCTCACTGCTTCTCGAACAGGCCGAGGAGTTCGGCGTGAAGAGACTTGCGCTGGGTGACGAGAACGCCGCATCCTCCTCATCTGCTGCATCCGGCATCCGGATACACGGCGGACCGTCCGCGATAGAGGAGTCCGCGGCCGCGGACGACGTGGACATCGTGCTCAACGCGCTCGTCGGGGCGGCCGGACTGCGGGCGTCCATCGCAGCTCTGCGCGCCGGCAGCCGTCTCGCGCTTGCGAACAAGGAGTCGCTCGTCGCCGGAGGGGACATCATCGCCCGCCTGGGCGTCGATCGGATCCTTCCGGTCGACAGCGAACACTCGGCCATCTATCAGTGTCTGTCGGGCGAGCCCGCGGAGTCGGTGCACAAGTTGTGGCTGACCGCCTCGGGAGGCCCCTTCCGCGGACGTATGGCTGCCGACCTCGCCAGGGTCACGGTCGCGGAGGCCCTGGCGCATCCCCGCTGGACCATGGGGCCGAAGATCACGATCGACTCGGCCACGCTGATGAACAAGGGGCTCGAGGTCATCGAGGCCCACCACCTCTTCGGTGTCGCCTACGACAGGATCGAGGTGGTGGTCCACCCGCAGTCGTGTGTGCACTCGATGGTCGAGTTCAGCGACGGCTCGGTCAAGGCGCACCTCGGCGCCACCGACATGCGTATCCCGATCCAGTACGCGTTCAGTCATCCCGATCGTTGGGACGCGCCCGCACCGCCGGTCGACTTCCGCACCCTAGGCTCGCTGGACTTCGAGCCACCAGATGTCGACACCTTCCCGAGCCTGCGCCTGGCGATCGAGGCGGGTCGTGCCGGTGGCACCATGCCCACTGTGCTCAACGCGGCCAACGAGATCGCCGTCGCTGCGTTCCTCGAAGGTCGCGTGCCGCTCACCGCGATCCCCGCAACGGTCGAATCGACGCTCGAACGGCATCACAGAGCGCCCGCCGACACGCTGGAGGCTGTGGAGCATGCGGATGCCTGGGCCCGACGGACCGCTGCTGGACTGCTCGTCTGA
- the frr gene encoding ribosome recycling factor, which produces MPEHTLKETIERMDKAVAALGNEFAGVRTGRASAGILDKVVVEYYGALTPLNQLASISAPEPQLLVVSPYDKSALGAMEKAIRSADLGFNPSNDGIVIRVPFPPLTEERRKDLVKLCKGYAEESRVAVRNIRRDANDHYKRQEREHEISQDELHHFEAEIQKATDAHIAEIDEMLKRKEAEIMEV; this is translated from the coding sequence ATGCCCGAACACACCCTGAAAGAGACCATCGAGCGTATGGACAAGGCGGTCGCGGCCCTGGGCAACGAGTTCGCCGGCGTGCGCACCGGGCGCGCGTCCGCGGGCATCCTCGACAAGGTGGTCGTGGAATACTACGGCGCACTCACGCCGCTCAACCAGCTCGCATCGATCAGCGCCCCGGAGCCACAGCTTCTCGTCGTGAGCCCCTACGACAAGTCCGCCCTCGGCGCGATGGAGAAGGCGATCCGCTCGGCGGACCTCGGCTTCAACCCGTCCAACGACGGCATCGTCATCCGGGTCCCGTTCCCACCGCTCACCGAGGAGCGCCGCAAGGACCTCGTCAAGCTGTGCAAGGGGTATGCCGAGGAGTCGCGGGTCGCGGTGCGCAACATCCGCCGCGACGCGAACGACCACTACAAGCGTCAGGAACGCGAGCACGAGATCTCGCAGGACGAGCTGCACCACTTCGAGGCCGAGATCCAGAAGGCCACGGACGCGCACATCGCCGAGATCGATGAGATGCTCAAGCGCAAAGAAGCGGAGATCATGGAGGTCTGA
- the rpsB gene encoding 30S ribosomal protein S2, which yields MSVSMKNLLEAGVHFGHQTRRWNPKMKPYIFTERNGIYILDLQRTLREVDATYKFVRDLSARGGSVLLVGTKKQAQDPIRREAERAGMPYVNQRWLGGMLTNFVTIRGRIKRMLELENMEESGAMLQLPKKEALLLRRELEKLQRDLNGIRDMADLPKAVFVVDTKREAIAVREARRLGIPLIGLVDTNADPDEVDYVIPGNDDAIRSVALICRVIADAALDGRRAAGLVTPGEGAPAAEEAEVAASDASATAPAAEDAEPAATEPVAEPAPDTAAPAE from the coding sequence ATGTCCGTTTCCATGAAGAACCTGCTCGAAGCCGGTGTGCACTTCGGTCATCAGACCCGCCGCTGGAACCCGAAGATGAAGCCCTACATCTTCACCGAGCGCAACGGCATCTACATCCTCGACCTGCAGCGCACGCTGCGTGAGGTCGATGCCACGTACAAGTTCGTCCGCGACCTCAGCGCACGTGGCGGGTCGGTCCTGCTGGTGGGCACCAAGAAGCAGGCGCAGGACCCCATCCGCCGCGAGGCCGAGCGCGCAGGCATGCCCTACGTCAACCAGCGGTGGCTCGGCGGCATGCTCACCAACTTCGTGACCATCCGCGGCCGGATCAAGCGCATGCTCGAACTCGAGAACATGGAGGAGTCGGGCGCGATGCTCCAGCTCCCCAAGAAGGAAGCGCTCCTGCTCCGGCGCGAACTCGAGAAGCTCCAGCGCGACCTCAACGGCATCCGCGACATGGCCGATCTCCCCAAGGCCGTGTTCGTCGTCGATACCAAGCGTGAAGCGATCGCCGTGCGCGAAGCCCGTCGTCTCGGCATCCCGCTCATCGGCCTGGTCGACACCAACGCCGATCCGGACGAGGTCGACTACGTCATCCCCGGGAACGACGACGCGATCCGTTCGGTGGCGCTCATCTGCCGCGTGATCGCCGACGCCGCGCTCGACGGACGGCGTGCGGCCGGTCTTGTCACGCCGGGCGAGGGCGCTCCCGCGGCCGAGGAGGCCGAGGTTGCTGCGTCGGACGCATCGGCCACCGCACCCGCGGCCGAGGACGCCGAGCCCGCCGCCACTGAACCGGTCGCTGAACCTGCGCCGGACACAGCTGCCCCGGCCGAGTAG
- the tsf gene encoding translation elongation factor Ts, which yields MEITASMVKELRESTGAGMMDCKKALVEAEGDFEAAVDILRTKGLAALAKKAGRATNEGVIGGVISDDARSGAIVEVNCETDFVARNENFTSFVAEIAQQVLAGAPADVDALMAQEFLARPEITVEERLGEAVAKLGENMGVARFARYEVTSDAGVVSVYIHGVGNIGVLVEVSTGSTEAAASDVVRGFAKDVAMQIAAAAPIAVRRDEVAADVVEHEMSIYKAQAAETGKPEPIQQKIAEGRLDKFFKEFCLLEQAFVKNPDITVKQHAEQTSKEAGAAVDVVRFERLVLGETNPEPKSSGCGC from the coding sequence ATGGAGATCACTGCAAGCATGGTGAAGGAGCTCCGCGAGAGCACCGGCGCCGGCATGATGGACTGCAAGAAGGCGCTGGTGGAGGCCGAAGGCGACTTCGAGGCCGCGGTCGACATCCTGCGCACCAAGGGACTGGCCGCGCTCGCCAAGAAGGCCGGTCGCGCGACGAACGAGGGTGTCATCGGCGGTGTGATCTCGGACGACGCCCGTTCCGGCGCCATCGTCGAGGTCAACTGCGAGACCGACTTCGTCGCCCGGAACGAGAACTTCACCTCGTTCGTGGCCGAGATCGCTCAGCAGGTGCTCGCCGGCGCCCCGGCCGACGTGGACGCCCTGATGGCTCAGGAGTTCCTCGCCCGTCCGGAGATCACGGTCGAGGAGCGCCTCGGTGAAGCCGTGGCCAAACTCGGTGAGAACATGGGTGTCGCCCGTTTCGCGCGCTACGAGGTTACGAGCGACGCGGGTGTCGTGAGCGTCTACATCCACGGCGTCGGCAACATCGGCGTGCTTGTAGAGGTGTCCACCGGCTCGACGGAGGCGGCCGCCAGCGACGTGGTCCGTGGCTTTGCCAAGGATGTCGCCATGCAGATCGCCGCTGCAGCTCCGATCGCCGTTCGCCGCGACGAGGTGGCCGCGGACGTCGTCGAGCACGAGATGTCCATCTACAAGGCGCAGGCCGCCGAGACCGGCAAGCCCGAACCGATCCAGCAGAAGATCGCCGAGGGCCGGCTCGACAAGTTCTTCAAGGAGTTCTGCCTGCTCGAGCAGGCGTTCGTGAAGAACCCTGATATCACCGTCAAGCAGCACGCCGAGCAGACGTCCAAGGAAGCGGGCGCCGCTGTTGACGTCGTACGGTTCGAGCGCCTCGTTCTCGGCGAGACCAACCCCGAACCCAAGAGCAGCGGCTGCGGCTGCTGA
- the pyrH gene encoding UMP kinase, producing the protein MAGYRYKRVLLKLSGEALMGDAGYGIDPRILDFLSAQIKQVVAGGVEVAIVVGGGNIFRGVAASAKGMDRAQADYIGMLATVMNALALQDTLESHGVFTRVMSAIEMKDVAEPYIRRRAIRHLEKGRTVIFAAGTGNPYFTTDTTAALRALEIHAECIMKATKVDGVYDADPMQVPDARKFDELAYIDVLNLGLKVMDNTAISLAMDNDLPIIVFNMEKEGNITAALLGESVGTIVRGGS; encoded by the coding sequence ATGGCCGGGTACCGGTACAAGCGCGTGCTGCTCAAGCTCTCTGGCGAGGCGCTCATGGGGGATGCGGGTTACGGCATCGACCCTCGCATACTCGATTTCCTCTCGGCGCAGATCAAGCAGGTCGTCGCGGGCGGCGTGGAGGTCGCTATCGTGGTCGGAGGCGGGAACATCTTCCGGGGCGTCGCGGCCTCGGCCAAGGGGATGGACCGCGCACAGGCCGACTACATCGGCATGCTCGCCACAGTCATGAACGCGCTCGCTCTTCAGGACACGCTCGAGTCGCATGGTGTCTTCACCCGCGTCATGTCGGCCATCGAGATGAAGGACGTCGCCGAGCCCTACATCCGCAGGAGGGCGATACGGCACCTCGAGAAGGGCCGCACCGTCATCTTCGCGGCCGGCACCGGCAACCCGTACTTCACCACCGACACGACGGCCGCCCTGAGGGCCCTCGAGATCCATGCCGAGTGCATCATGAAAGCGACCAAGGTCGACGGTGTGTACGACGCCGACCCGATGCAGGTGCCCGATGCCAGGAAGTTCGATGAGCTGGCCTACATCGATGTGCTCAACCTCGGCCTCAAGGTGATGGACAACACCGCGATCAGTCTCGCGATGGACAACGACCTGCCCATCATCGTCTTCAACATGGAGAAGGAGGGCAACATCACCGCAGCCCTCCTGGGAGAGTCAGTGGGAACGATCGTACGAGGAGGTTCCTGA
- a CDS encoding isoprenyl transferase, with amino-acid sequence MTGTPTRASLEAFFTTKTDRALLDRFDPRQAPAHVAVIMDGNGRWAAKRALPRLFGHRAGAKAVRESIAACLELGVRYLTIYSFSSENWRRSADEVDGLMSLFIEVLEAEMENLMDKRVRVLLIGSEAGVPEATLTAFRRAEEKTAGNDRLTLVVALNYGGRLEITEAVRLIARDVAAGEQDPDAITEETLAAHLYTHAIPDPDLVIRTSGEMRVSNFLLWQIAYSELWVTSTLWPDFKRGDMLKALVDYQGRTRRFGGRS; translated from the coding sequence GTGACCGGGACTCCCACGAGGGCATCGCTGGAAGCGTTCTTCACGACCAAGACGGACCGCGCGCTGCTCGATCGGTTCGATCCCCGGCAGGCGCCCGCCCATGTCGCCGTCATCATGGACGGCAACGGACGGTGGGCCGCCAAGCGGGCGTTGCCCCGGCTGTTCGGTCACCGCGCCGGCGCCAAGGCCGTCCGCGAATCCATCGCCGCCTGTCTTGAGCTTGGCGTCCGCTACCTCACCATCTACTCGTTCTCAAGCGAGAATTGGCGCAGGTCCGCCGACGAAGTCGACGGCCTCATGTCGCTCTTCATCGAGGTTCTCGAAGCCGAGATGGAGAACCTGATGGACAAGCGTGTCCGCGTGCTGCTCATCGGCAGCGAGGCCGGGGTCCCTGAGGCCACGCTCACGGCTTTCCGACGGGCCGAGGAGAAGACGGCCGGCAACGACAGGCTCACGCTCGTGGTAGCGCTCAACTACGGCGGACGCCTGGAGATCACCGAGGCGGTACGCCTGATCGCCCGCGACGTGGCCGCAGGCGAACAGGATCCGGACGCCATCACGGAGGAAACGCTGGCGGCGCACCTGTACACGCACGCCATCCCAGATCCGGACCTCGTCATTCGGACGAGCGGTGAGATGCGTGTATCCAACTTCCTTCTGTGGCAGATCGCGTACTCGGAACTCTGGGTGACCTCGACCCTCTGGCCCGACTTCAAGCGAGGGGACATGCTCAAGGCGCTCGTGGACTACCAGGGCAGGACCCGCCGCTTCGGGGGCCGCTCATGA
- a CDS encoding phosphatidate cytidylyltransferase, translated as MTVSLRDLWIRTGSALALGVVMLAALFFGGVWGLAAVVAVIAALACIELFAMSRRERRMPNEVVALTAVVAMPFAAAWHGSTGLTAVVAALVISAFFWHVLIRQIRLADTSITVFGAVYVGFTLSHLILIREMEAGTLLALTTIVSVWANDVFAYLAGSAFGRHPLAPRISPKKSWEGLVAGTLGTIVTWVAAGALLDLPVAPVWLAVVGALASVAAVIGDLAESRIKREVRVKDSGTLLPGHGGFLDRFDSFIMVAIVTYYALFVAGVR; from the coding sequence ATGACCGTCAGCCTTCGTGACCTGTGGATCCGCACCGGTAGCGCTCTCGCTCTCGGCGTGGTCATGCTGGCCGCGCTCTTCTTCGGCGGGGTGTGGGGTCTTGCCGCGGTGGTCGCCGTCATCGCCGCGCTTGCGTGCATCGAGCTCTTCGCGATGTCGCGACGCGAGCGCCGCATGCCCAACGAGGTCGTCGCCCTCACGGCGGTAGTGGCGATGCCGTTCGCTGCCGCCTGGCATGGATCAACGGGGCTCACAGCCGTGGTTGCCGCGCTCGTGATCAGTGCGTTCTTCTGGCATGTCCTGATACGCCAGATACGTCTGGCCGACACGAGCATCACAGTCTTCGGCGCCGTATACGTCGGCTTCACCTTGTCCCACCTCATCCTCATCAGGGAGATGGAGGCCGGAACGCTCCTCGCGCTCACCACCATCGTCAGCGTCTGGGCGAACGATGTGTTCGCCTATCTCGCCGGCTCCGCCTTCGGGCGGCACCCGCTCGCTCCGCGCATATCTCCCAAGAAGTCATGGGAGGGTCTCGTAGCCGGAACGCTCGGCACGATCGTGACCTGGGTCGCGGCCGGAGCGCTGCTCGATCTCCCTGTAGCCCCTGTATGGCTTGCCGTCGTCGGCGCGCTCGCCTCCGTTGCCGCGGTCATCGGCGACCTCGCCGAGTCCCGGATCAAGCGCGAGGTCCGGGTGAAGGATTCGGGCACGCTCCTTCCGGGCCATGGCGGCTTCCTGGACAGGTTCGACAGCTTCATCATGGTCGCCATCGTCACCTACTACGCGTTGTTCGTGGCGGGTGTGAGATGA